One genomic region from Thermoleptolyngbya sichuanensis A183 encodes:
- the glgP gene encoding glycogen/starch/alpha-glucan family phosphorylase, with protein MMRPQRFFPTFCLALCSTAASVLLFGPAAISAEIAPRIAQTAPFQPVPLFAEVALSPAAPNTVADVLAEDLNVRIDGSPTMLPINRALKKYYEQEVAGSEVTIDASGTEAAIEKLLEGDIDLAAIARPLTRTEKLKGLKEIPISLEKIAIIVGKNNPFDGVLTVEQFAQIFRGEITDWSEVGGEPGPIRFIDRPLDSDTRLALGKYGILQNTEVALGDNVVRLDKDDTAEVIRLLGKDGISYAIASQLTNQTKARPVKIGVLQETLPEDTIYPYTVPRGYAYRDGSTAIASFLGLAQGETGQSAIAAAKLEEAKAIATGRGVKKVAEPVVETVAQTADDAVVAERRGLPGWLWLLLPLALLALAARWLGGWLAKRGPAAKDVQQSSMVPPPAPKAETQVEPVVTEMAEPVVAETVTAEPVVAPQPVMEPVVPAEPVVAPRVVDVPALFIQASKLVEGGRYAEALPYLDEVVEAESNDALIWLNRGLALAGLGRHEPAIESFDRAIALQPDLTEAWIGKGETLVLLGREDDARAAFNKVVELRPTFVRPGYTPVPIVTPEPEVIAPAPVEPPAVTEPEIVELISTEEVIELTQQPVPEAPVADSFEALKESVEEAVAPIVESVAEPVAETVEEVIDTVTETVIETVIEPVMEPIMEPVMESVAEPVTETIKPAIALSNEPVTEPAAEPIVEPVPEMLVEPTDGTLKQAFLDALMHRCGKTLDTAEPWDKYMALSYVVRDRLFALRTPETDWATLGDRLVIELSAEYLPGPHLANNLFAMGLSPEAQTSLAELGITLEDLIALEEEPGLGRGGLGRLMICYLDSLATATIPAIGYGIRYEFGIFDQDFSDGWQVEVVDEWLKNGNPWEIERPEAAVNVLFGGRSEAYMDVDGRYRMRWVPDEAIRAIPYDTLIPGYRSGAASLLRLWKAETDANLSKVLYPSDMEEYGREVRLRQQFFFVSASLQDAIRRHLEAGGSIHTLPERVTIQINDTDPIIAIPELMRLLMDGHGLEWDQAWDITCKTFAYTNHSLLPEALDSNHYSLPTVQKLFPRHFEILLDLNSRFLGTVREQYPGDEGKVIRLSLVDEAGEKHFRLVNLALLSSYAVNGVSAQHTELLKQKFADFAELMPQKFSNQTNGVSPRRFLALSNPPLSNLITQKLSSGWVTHLETLKDLEAYAEDAEFRAQWRQAKLMAKQLLVELIQQQWGLSVDPMSLFDLQANEIHEHKRQHLNLLHVVTLYNRIKANPGAAFTPRTVLFAGKAAPDYATAKLMIKLINAVAETVNADGDVGDRLKVVFIKDFTIKNSQVIFPAADVAEFIATAGTEASATGNLIAALNGGLLLGTLDGSNLELADAVGAENSFLFGRTAAESLPLYEGDHNRYHLYESMPELKQAIDQIASGAFSYGDGGLFRPLLDRLLYGDPYGVLADYAAYVAAQERVATAYGDVEGWTRKSILTAARAGYFSSDRAICGYSQSIWKIATSPLQSSMSLPG; from the coding sequence ATGATGCGACCCCAGCGATTTTTCCCAACGTTTTGCCTTGCGCTCTGCTCCACAGCGGCATCAGTTCTGCTGTTTGGCCCGGCGGCGATTTCCGCAGAGATCGCTCCGCGAATCGCCCAAACTGCTCCGTTCCAGCCTGTCCCACTGTTCGCTGAAGTTGCGCTGAGTCCGGCGGCCCCCAACACGGTGGCGGACGTTTTGGCAGAGGATCTGAATGTGCGGATCGACGGTTCGCCCACGATGCTGCCTATCAACCGGGCACTCAAGAAATATTACGAGCAGGAAGTCGCAGGCAGCGAAGTCACCATCGACGCAAGCGGCACCGAGGCAGCAATTGAGAAACTGCTGGAGGGCGACATTGACCTAGCGGCGATCGCCCGTCCCCTCACCCGCACCGAAAAGCTCAAGGGCCTGAAGGAAATTCCCATCAGCCTGGAAAAAATTGCCATTATCGTTGGCAAAAACAATCCCTTTGACGGCGTGCTGACCGTTGAGCAGTTTGCCCAAATCTTCCGGGGCGAAATCACCGACTGGTCAGAGGTTGGCGGCGAACCGGGGCCGATCCGCTTCATCGATCGCCCGCTGGACAGCGACACCCGCCTGGCCTTGGGCAAATACGGCATTTTGCAGAATACCGAGGTGGCGCTGGGCGACAACGTGGTGCGCCTAGACAAAGACGACACCGCCGAAGTGATTCGCCTGCTGGGGAAAGATGGCATTAGCTATGCGATCGCCAGCCAGCTCACCAACCAGACCAAAGCCCGCCCCGTGAAAATCGGCGTGCTGCAAGAAACCCTGCCCGAAGACACGATTTATCCCTACACCGTGCCCCGTGGCTATGCCTATCGCGACGGCAGCACGGCGATCGCCTCGTTTCTGGGACTGGCTCAGGGCGAGACGGGTCAGTCGGCGATCGCCGCCGCCAAGCTAGAAGAGGCCAAGGCGATTGCCACCGGCCGCGGGGTCAAGAAAGTTGCGGAACCCGTGGTCGAAACCGTGGCCCAGACCGCCGATGATGCTGTAGTGGCAGAGCGACGTGGACTTCCCGGCTGGCTGTGGCTGCTGCTGCCTCTGGCGCTGCTGGCGCTGGCGGCCCGCTGGCTGGGTGGCTGGCTGGCCAAGCGCGGCCCGGCGGCCAAGGATGTACAGCAGTCGTCAATGGTTCCGCCACCTGCACCCAAAGCAGAAACCCAGGTGGAGCCTGTGGTTACGGAAATGGCGGAGCCTGTGGTTGCGGAAACGGTCACCGCAGAACCCGTCGTTGCGCCGCAGCCCGTGATGGAACCCGTCGTTCCTGCGGAGCCTGTGGTCGCTCCTCGCGTGGTGGACGTGCCTGCGCTGTTTATCCAGGCCTCCAAGCTGGTGGAAGGTGGCCGCTATGCCGAAGCGCTGCCCTACCTGGATGAAGTCGTCGAGGCAGAATCCAACGACGCGCTGATCTGGCTGAATCGGGGGCTGGCCCTGGCCGGGCTGGGCCGCCATGAACCTGCCATCGAAAGCTTTGACCGGGCGATCGCCCTCCAGCCCGACCTCACCGAAGCCTGGATTGGCAAAGGCGAAACCCTAGTGCTGCTGGGTCGCGAGGACGATGCCCGGGCCGCATTTAATAAAGTCGTGGAACTGCGCCCAACCTTTGTGCGCCCTGGCTATACCCCCGTTCCCATCGTCACGCCAGAGCCGGAGGTCATCGCGCCCGCGCCCGTAGAGCCGCCTGCGGTGACGGAACCCGAAATTGTAGAACTGATCAGCACGGAAGAGGTGATTGAGCTGACGCAGCAGCCCGTTCCCGAAGCGCCCGTGGCCGACTCCTTTGAAGCGCTGAAGGAATCGGTTGAAGAAGCCGTTGCGCCAATCGTGGAATCGGTAGCGGAACCTGTGGCGGAAACAGTCGAGGAGGTAATTGACACAGTAACGGAAACGGTCATCGAAACAGTGATCGAACCCGTGATGGAACCGATTATGGAACCCGTGATGGAATCCGTTGCAGAACCCGTCACGGAAACCATTAAGCCTGCGATCGCCCTCTCGAATGAACCAGTCACGGAACCCGCTGCGGAACCCATTGTGGAACCCGTTCCAGAAATGCTCGTAGAACCCACCGATGGAACGCTGAAGCAAGCCTTTTTGGACGCGCTGATGCATCGTTGCGGCAAGACGCTGGACACGGCAGAACCCTGGGACAAGTACATGGCGCTGTCCTACGTGGTGCGCGATCGCCTGTTTGCCCTGAGAACGCCAGAGACGGATTGGGCCACCCTGGGCGATCGCTTGGTGATTGAGCTTTCGGCAGAATATCTGCCCGGGCCCCACCTAGCCAATAATCTGTTCGCAATGGGTCTGTCGCCCGAAGCGCAGACTTCGCTAGCCGAACTGGGCATTACCCTGGAGGACCTGATCGCGCTGGAAGAAGAACCCGGTCTGGGCCGCGGCGGGCTGGGTCGGCTGATGATTTGCTACCTCGACTCGCTGGCAACGGCCACCATTCCGGCAATCGGCTACGGCATCCGCTACGAGTTCGGCATTTTCGACCAAGACTTCAGCGACGGCTGGCAGGTCGAAGTCGTGGACGAATGGCTGAAAAACGGCAACCCCTGGGAAATTGAGCGCCCGGAAGCAGCGGTGAACGTGCTGTTTGGCGGCCGCAGCGAAGCCTACATGGATGTCGATGGCCGCTACCGGATGCGCTGGGTTCCCGACGAAGCCATTCGCGCCATCCCCTACGACACCCTGATTCCAGGCTATCGCTCTGGCGCGGCCAGCCTGCTGCGCCTGTGGAAGGCAGAAACCGATGCCAACCTATCCAAGGTGCTGTATCCCAGCGACATGGAGGAATACGGCCGGGAAGTGCGCCTGCGGCAGCAGTTCTTCTTTGTGTCTGCCTCGCTGCAAGATGCAATTCGCCGACACCTAGAGGCAGGCGGCAGCATCCACACCCTGCCAGAACGAGTGACGATCCAAATCAACGACACTGACCCAATCATTGCCATTCCCGAACTGATGCGCCTGCTGATGGACGGGCACGGGCTGGAGTGGGATCAGGCCTGGGACATCACCTGCAAAACGTTTGCCTACACCAACCACAGCCTGCTGCCGGAGGCGTTGGACTCCAACCACTACTCGCTGCCGACGGTGCAAAAGCTGTTCCCGCGCCACTTCGAGATTCTGCTAGACCTCAACAGCCGATTTTTGGGCACAGTGCGCGAGCAGTATCCCGGCGACGAGGGCAAGGTGATTCGCCTGTCGCTGGTGGATGAAGCGGGCGAAAAGCACTTCCGTCTGGTGAATCTGGCGCTGCTCAGCAGCTACGCGGTCAACGGCGTGTCGGCCCAGCATACCGAGTTGCTGAAGCAAAAGTTCGCTGATTTTGCTGAACTGATGCCGCAGAAATTTAGCAACCAGACCAACGGCGTGTCGCCGCGCCGCTTCTTGGCGCTGAGCAATCCGCCCCTATCCAACCTGATCACCCAAAAGCTGAGCAGCGGCTGGGTGACGCACCTGGAAACGCTGAAGGATCTGGAGGCCTATGCCGAAGATGCGGAGTTTCGGGCGCAGTGGCGACAGGCCAAGCTGATGGCAAAGCAGTTGCTTGTGGAACTCATCCAGCAGCAGTGGGGACTTTCGGTGGATCCGATGAGCCTGTTTGACCTACAAGCGAATGAAATCCACGAGCATAAGCGCCAGCACCTCAACCTGCTGCATGTGGTGACGCTTTACAACCGGATTAAGGCAAATCCGGGGGCTGCCTTCACGCCGCGTACCGTGCTGTTTGCGGGCAAAGCCGCGCCAGACTATGCCACAGCCAAGCTGATGATCAAGCTGATCAATGCGGTGGCGGAAACGGTGAACGCAGATGGGGACGTGGGCGATCGCCTCAAAGTGGTCTTTATCAAAGACTTCACCATCAAAAATAGCCAGGTGATTTTCCCGGCGGCCGATGTGGCGGAATTCATCGCCACGGCAGGCACAGAAGCCTCTGCCACGGGCAACCTGATCGCCGCCCTCAACGGCGGCCTGCTATTGGGCACGCTGGACGGCTCTAACCTAGAACTGGCAGATGCCGTCGGCGCAGAAAACAGTTTCCTGTTTGGGCGGACGGCGGCAGAGTCCCTGCCGCTCTACGAAGGCGACCACAACCGCTATCACCTGTACGAATCGATGCCCGAACTGAAGCAGGCCATCGACCAGATCGCGTCGGGAGCGTTCTCCTATGGCGACGGCGGCCTGTTCCGCCCGCTGCTGGATCGGCTACTCTACGGCGACCCCTACGGCGTGCTGGCAGATTATGCCGCCTATGTAGCCGCTCAAGAGCGAGTCGCAACAGCCTACGGCGATGTCGAGGGCTGGACACGCAAATCCATCCTGACGGCGGCGCGGGCGGGCTACTTTTCGAGCGATCGCGCGATTTGTGGCTACAGCCAGTCCATCTGGAAAATTGCCACCAGCCCGCTGCAATCCTCGATGTCGCTTCCCGGCTAG
- a CDS encoding tetratricopeptide repeat protein: MKSQRFQYKRLGLLLALSTGLSCVSLGLPLQRALANGWILYQEGNLQPLVGTHTFAGTAGQTVAIALRTDGFSGAVVLIAPNGDEVARNEYYGRTSGPMIVTTLPTSGAYKILAQSPYGQAGTYTVNVRIATAYDLAFSRGVQLNQEGDYAGAIAAFNEAIRADPQSPEAYVELGNLLYDDARRLKPEEARSIVSAYERAAAAYERQGNQEMAQMLRDLIVVVQAEVSPIPSGAFPGGGVR; encoded by the coding sequence ATGAAAAGTCAACGATTTCAATATAAGCGGCTGGGGCTGCTGCTGGCACTCTCCACCGGGCTAAGTTGCGTATCGCTGGGGCTACCCCTTCAGCGGGCCCTGGCCAACGGCTGGATTCTCTACCAGGAAGGAAACCTGCAACCTCTGGTGGGGACGCACACCTTCGCGGGGACAGCAGGGCAGACCGTGGCGATCGCCCTCCGCACGGACGGCTTTTCGGGTGCGGTGGTGCTGATTGCGCCCAACGGCGATGAAGTCGCCAGAAATGAATACTACGGCCGCACGAGTGGCCCAATGATCGTCACGACGCTACCGACCAGCGGCGCGTACAAAATCCTCGCACAGTCGCCCTACGGTCAGGCAGGAACCTACACCGTGAACGTGCGGATTGCGACAGCCTATGACTTGGCCTTTTCGCGCGGCGTTCAGTTGAACCAGGAGGGCGACTATGCTGGGGCGATCGCCGCCTTCAATGAAGCCATTCGTGCCGACCCGCAAAGCCCCGAAGCCTACGTGGAACTTGGCAATCTGCTCTATGACGATGCCAGACGGCTGAAGCCAGAAGAAGCTCGCAGCATCGTTTCTGCCTATGAGCGAGCCGCCGCCGCCTACGAACGGCAGGGCAACCAGGAGATGGCGCAGATGTTGCGCGACCTGATCGTCGTGGTTCAAGCGGAGGTCAGCCCTATTCCTTCTGGGGCTTTTCCTGGAGGAGGCGTTCGGTAA
- a CDS encoding DUF4912 domain-containing protein, with translation MRLNSSVLRLSATVLTLAAATDAIAASLNRRPTLISQVIAQAPQFTLPDSLPADTVVRVDGSSSMRVPNEGLKGRFEGKYSGSRVELAESGSIPALEALDAGNIDIAAIGRPLTEADRAKGFREEKLEREKIAVIVGPNSAFDGDLTFEQFARMFKGEITNWSEVGGPNLPIKFVDRPDSSDTRLALSGYDVFKEVFAGGPIAVGANGVQVAEDTTEAVTAELGENGISYTIADQAIGNSAVKIVPMHKTLPDDPRYPYSQPRAYVYKDLNPGSEALLGFATTAPGQEVFAAASPAASPSPSPVAESPSPTPTPTPTETVAAAPAETAPARGGFPWWLLPLLAAAGGLLWWLTRPKAAPAPVVAAPPVPLPPPVRPSSRVVLTPYNCRDAYAYWELTDDQKADLKRRGGRDLKLKLLDVTDIDLNRQEPHSVQMFDVAETDQDRHLPIAVDDRDYLVEVGYTTADGTWLPAVRSEHVRVPACPVEAADIAPVVETPETREFVQAARVPGVAVLGGAAAAGAALVGLAGKDKTGRIVLTPRDSKTAYAYWEVPDEQKADLKAKGGRDFKLKLYDVTNIDLDKQSAHDVKTYDVSELDQDYHVPIATPDRDYLAEVGYTAADGTWLPAARSEHVRVPSVFADGIPAAGAVLGGVAAGGAAIAGLTQPTYTSVTDLKVDSKANCFLLSDLEISRIQNDIAVKTDLAPGKYAIRIAEGAFDYKAEVGHPGEPWVILWIYNGKVINQKTGVPVGATWSTLNGYDDVLHLEVLEPAKLDAFFVDTHLEDNEGVVKVVVTKE, from the coding sequence ATGCGCTTAAACTCTTCTGTCCTTCGACTATCGGCTACGGTGCTAACGCTAGCCGCCGCTACAGATGCGATCGCCGCATCGCTGAATCGCCGCCCCACGCTGATTTCCCAAGTCATTGCCCAAGCGCCCCAGTTCACCCTGCCCGACTCCCTGCCCGCAGATACCGTCGTGCGGGTAGATGGCTCCAGCAGTATGCGCGTCCCCAATGAGGGGCTTAAGGGTCGCTTTGAGGGCAAATACAGCGGGTCTAGAGTAGAACTGGCCGAAAGCGGCAGTATCCCAGCGCTAGAGGCACTCGACGCGGGCAACATCGACATTGCGGCCATCGGTCGCCCCCTGACCGAAGCAGACCGGGCCAAGGGCTTCCGAGAAGAAAAGCTAGAGCGCGAAAAGATTGCCGTGATTGTCGGCCCCAACAGCGCCTTTGACGGCGACCTCACCTTTGAGCAATTCGCTCGGATGTTTAAGGGCGAAATCACCAACTGGTCAGAAGTGGGTGGCCCAAACCTGCCAATTAAGTTTGTCGATCGCCCAGACTCTAGCGACACCCGCCTTGCTCTAAGTGGCTACGATGTTTTTAAGGAGGTGTTTGCAGGTGGGCCGATTGCAGTCGGAGCGAACGGTGTGCAGGTTGCAGAAGACACCACCGAAGCCGTAACAGCGGAACTGGGCGAAAACGGCATCAGCTATACGATCGCCGATCAGGCCATTGGCAACAGCGCTGTCAAGATCGTGCCCATGCACAAAACCTTGCCGGACGACCCCCGCTATCCCTACTCCCAGCCCCGCGCCTATGTTTACAAGGATTTGAACCCCGGCAGCGAAGCCCTGCTTGGATTTGCCACCACCGCACCGGGTCAGGAAGTGTTTGCAGCAGCCAGCCCTGCGGCATCGCCTTCGCCCAGCCCGGTTGCTGAATCTCCCTCCCCCACACCGACCCCAACTCCCACGGAAACCGTTGCGGCTGCTCCAGCAGAAACTGCTCCAGCACGGGGCGGCTTTCCCTGGTGGCTGTTGCCGCTGCTAGCGGCCGCGGGCGGCTTGCTGTGGTGGCTGACTCGTCCCAAAGCCGCGCCTGCGCCCGTGGTGGCCGCGCCGCCCGTGCCCCTGCCGCCCCCGGTACGCCCCAGCAGCCGTGTGGTGCTAACGCCTTACAATTGTCGAGATGCCTACGCCTATTGGGAACTGACGGACGATCAGAAGGCTGACCTAAAGCGTCGGGGTGGTCGAGATCTAAAGCTGAAACTGCTGGACGTGACAGACATCGACCTGAATCGTCAGGAGCCGCACAGCGTCCAGATGTTTGACGTGGCAGAAACCGACCAGGATCGCCACCTGCCCATCGCCGTGGACGATCGCGATTATCTGGTGGAGGTGGGCTACACCACTGCCGACGGCACTTGGCTTCCGGCAGTGCGCTCTGAACATGTGCGCGTCCCCGCTTGTCCAGTGGAAGCGGCTGATATTGCGCCAGTGGTAGAAACGCCCGAAACTCGTGAGTTCGTCCAGGCGGCTCGTGTCCCCGGCGTGGCTGTGCTGGGAGGTGCGGCGGCCGCTGGGGCAGCGCTGGTGGGGCTGGCAGGCAAGGACAAGACCGGCCGCATCGTGCTAACCCCCCGCGATTCCAAAACAGCCTACGCCTATTGGGAAGTGCCCGACGAGCAAAAGGCAGACCTGAAAGCGAAAGGGGGTCGCGACTTTAAGCTGAAGCTGTATGACGTGACCAACATTGACCTGGACAAGCAATCCGCCCACGATGTCAAAACCTATGACGTGTCGGAGCTAGACCAGGATTATCATGTGCCCATTGCCACGCCCGATCGCGACTACTTGGCCGAGGTGGGCTACACCGCTGCCGATGGCACTTGGCTCCCTGCTGCACGGTCGGAGCATGTGCGCGTTCCTTCGGTGTTTGCCGATGGGATTCCGGCGGCGGGTGCAGTGCTGGGGGGCGTGGCGGCAGGTGGTGCGGCGATCGCCGGTTTGACCCAGCCGACCTATACCTCCGTCACCGACCTGAAGGTAGACAGCAAGGCAAACTGCTTCCTGCTGAGTGACCTTGAAATCAGCCGCATTCAGAACGACATCGCGGTCAAGACCGACCTGGCCCCCGGCAAATATGCTATCCGCATCGCAGAGGGAGCCTTTGACTACAAAGCCGAAGTCGGCCATCCCGGCGAACCGTGGGTCATCCTGTGGATTTACAACGGCAAGGTGATTAACCAGAAGACGGGCGTTCCTGTCGGTGCAACTTGGTCTACGCTGAACGGCTACGATGACGTGCTGCACCTGGAAGTGCTGGAACCGGCCAAGCTAGATGCCTTCTTTGTGGATACCCACCTGGAGGACAACGAAGGCGTTGTCAAAGTGGTGGTGACCAAGGAATAG